DNA sequence from the Methanolobus psychrophilus R15 genome:
TAAATTCATATCCGTCTACCATTGGCCCGAAGATCAGCAAGGTCCCTCCTTTCTCCACAAATTTTGCAATCTGTTTTTTATTGCGCACAAGACCGTTCAGGATCTTTGTATAATTCTGATTTGCAAAGCCCGTAGGTACGACCAGGCATCTGCATGGCGGCAGGAAAGGAGTGCCAATGCTTTCTGCGCTTATTCTCTGGCACTTTATGCCATGTTCAGCGAAAAGCTTCTCAAAAAGAAGAGGATTGTCCCAGAGCAGCATCACATCTGTCATGTGGTGACAATATAATCTGCTGATTTAATTCTTTTTCCAGTGCTGTGGCTAAAGGCTGCAGGGGACGAAAAAGAAAAAGGGAGCTGGTGGTTTAAACCAGCTTGAAGATGGGGTGGTTGGGGTCCTTTATCTCGATGCCAAGTTCCTTTGCGGTCTCAGCCATCATGATATCGACCATTGCTGTTGCAGGGAACACCTTGTCAGTGTTCTCTATAGGTCCGAAGAGCTGGAAGTTTGAACCGAGCACCTGTGGCACAAGGTTTGTTCCAATGTCTGCGGGCATATAGATTGCCTGCTTCTCTTCCTTTGTCTCGAACTTCTTCTTGTAGTTCTTCATCCAGTCCCATGCGGATGCCATGTTGTGGTATCCCCCGCCAACAGGCAGACCGAAGTGGCCCTTGATGGCTATGACTGACCTCATGGATGCTCCTGCACCGGCTCCAAGGGGAGTTGCTGCAACGTCCACAAGGGGCTTTGTGATGCCACATTCCCTTGCGATCTCAAGCATACCCTTGCTCTGTCCGGTGCCGCCTGTCTCGAGGATCTCCAGTTTTCCTTTTACGCTGGGGTCGGTTGCATTGAATGCGAGGACGATGGAACAGTTGATGTCACTGTTCTTGATAGCTTCTATTTCGTCTGCATGGACACTGGCGTTGATGGAGTTGTAGATGGCCCTCTTGGCAACGCCGATCTCAGTCACATACTCTGCTGCAGCTGCGCGTACTTCTCCAGCTGAGGAGTCAATCAGGAATGGTGTTTTGTCATCAAGCTCAACAAACCAGTCGATGTATTTCTTGATGGCTTCAGGTGTCTCGCCCACTATCTGGTTGACATAAGGGTTACCTGTGACGCTTCCCATCTCGACGATACCGCTCCATAGCTTTTCTGCTGCGGCCTTGTCGAAAATACCCTTATCCTCGTCAGTCACGATCTTATGCCTGTTATAGAACATCGTCCCTACAAGCACTGTCGGATATTCGCCGGGCTGTCCACCGAACTTGACGCCTCCGACTTCGAATACTTCTTGCTTCTTGTCAAATCTGAACATATGAATAACCTCTTATCATTTAGATGCTGATTCCTAGACTTGCCAGGTATGGTGCTATGAACAGAACGTACAACAGGAATATGATTATCCCGGTCACTGCTCCGTACAATATGCCTATGTCTCTACCTACTTTCTTACCAATGCGCTGTGAGATCTCACTGTTTACGAACTCGACCTTTTCATCTATCTTATTGAGTCTTTCGAGCACAGTACTGAAATCTGCAGGATCAACTACCACGCTTGGTATTTTGTCACTTGCATTGCTCATCTCAGATCACCTGCCAGATAAACATCGGAAGTATGATGGCCATGAACAATACAAAGACAAAACCGGCGATAAATCCGGAAATACCTGTTGCGGACACTCCTGAATCCAGCTTCTGGTTCCTTGCTATGAGCTGAGCTCTGTAGCGAATATCCTCTATAACTGCTTCAATGGATCCCATCTGCGGGCTGATGACCGTCGGAACTCCTTTTCCATATTCTTCTTCTGCCATGTCAATTACCTCCCGAACAATAACATTCCAAGCAGTGTCAGAGTGATGGCAAGACCTATCATTATTCCTTCAACCTTGCCTGCATGCACACCGGAGTGGAACTTGTTCAGGTTACCGATGTACATCATTTCCCTGTTGATGTCCAATATCCTGTTCCTGATGGTTGCCATCTCGGCAGCCATTGGTTTAAGTCCGCCTGCCTCTGCGCCTTCCTCTTCACTGCCTCCGCCAACTTCAACGACCATGGGATCTGCATCAAAGGCTCCAGGGTCCTTTGCCGCATATTCCTTGATCTTGGCAACTATGGCATTCATATCTTCAGTACCGATGAAATCTATACATTCCACCTGTTCCTGGAACCTCTTAATGATTGCCTCGGTAAGGTTCTCAATGTATGGGATCGCACCAGTTGCGCCGACAATCCTGTTGTCCTTCACTCCGCCGCGATGCAGGGCTAGCATTGCCTGTCCGGTGATGTGTCCCTTTACTTCGGCTCCAGTAACTATCAGGTACCTTATGTTCGGGTTTGAGATAATGTGTGCAACGACCTTCTCAATACCCAGGTTCTCTGTCTTACAGGGACCTGTAATGGCGGCACCGGCCTCCAGCTGGGCTCCGGATGCAAGGTGGGAGCCACAGGTAATCACAGCTACACAGTTCTTGATGTTGCCTACATCATACTCTCCTTTGAGTATTGGCCAGTCAGGAGCTGCTTCTCTTTTTGTAACCATTTTATATGCCTCCGAGTGCACTCATCACAAGCAGCAGCAGTCCGGCGACTCCCAGGCCAACTACGATTCCGTAGAAGGCATTGCCATAGAAACCTGCCTGCATGGAAGTGTTCTCACGTCCTGCAAATGAGCTGAGCAATGGCTTGTTGGGCGAAAGGGAGTTTACAAGATCGTCTGCTATCTTATCCAGTTCATCAAGCTGTACCATGACGGGATCCATGGAATATGATATGATGTCCTCTCTCTCTGCAGCGAGCAAAGAGGTGAGGGGATCCAATACAAGATGTGCCTCTGGGGCTACATGAATCATGCTCATTCCAGTTCCTCCTTAGAAGGGAGAAGCCCTGCACCTGTTACCATATATGCATCTCTCTTTACAAGCTTGTAGAACCCGCTAAAGGAAACGTACCATATAGCGACTCCTATAAGGATTGTAAGGGACCCGGACGCAAACGGGGTAATAGTAGCGACTATTCCTGCAATTATCATTGCAATAGCACCTTTCTCAAAAGCACATGCAAGTGTACGGTCCTGTTTCTCATCAGGTCCGAGGTTTGCATTGTAGGGGTGCAGAATTGCAAGACCGCCTGCAATGAAGATAACTGCTATGTATCCAGTTGTCATGACTCCGCTTGCGACTCCCTGGGCGACGACCACGCCGTTGACTACCTCGTCAAAGAACATGAATGTCCCGATCATAGAAGTGCTGAGGCCGACAATGGTTATGGCACCCGCTGCTGCAATTTCGGTCATGGACTGCACCATGATGGGAATGCCCATGTTGAGTACCTTGTTTGCTAGAATACCTACTACTAGTCCTATCAGGGAAGCAAAGACCAGTGCGACCACAGGTCCGGCTATTCCGCCAACAGCAAGTCCGAATGTTGATGCAATTATACCAATACCAAGAGCGAGCATGCCTATTGAAGGTACTCCGGTACCCAGGCCGTAATTTGCGACTCGCCTGACTGCTGCAGCGCCCCATACAATACCGCATATTGCACCAAGGGCACCTAAGAATGACATGTAGGGTCCTACCATGTCAACAAGGAAATACGCTCCATATATTCCTAAAAGGCCTCCTACTATTCCGAAGGCGATTATGTTATTCTGGGGAATTGCCGCATGGGCTCCTCCGCCTCCTCCGCCTGCTGACATTTTACATACCTCCAATTGCTACTACACCCATGATGGCAGCTAAGAATGTTGCAACAAAGGATGCAAGCACAGCTTTTGGGAATCTCTTGAACTTGGGGTCATGGAAACCTTCGATGGTTCCTCCTATGTTATATGAGGGTATGACCGCATTAACGAAGAAAAGGCCAATTGCGAAAATGCTTGCAATTCCTATGAAGTCTGCCTCAGGAAGCCCGTTCTCAATGCTGAGCAGGGAATAATATATCAGGGATCCTCCCAATCCTCCAAGTGCAGCACCGATTATGCCACTTATGAAGGATGCTGTCGGTATTGCGTGACCCTCTGTACCCTGGGATACATAAAGGTCCTGTCTGTCCTTGGTTATCGGGTCATACTTGACCTTTGCAGATGCTGCCGGGCAACCTACACCATAAACATACATCCATTGTCCGACAAGCATTGTAACAGATATCATTATCATGGCGCCGACAGTTCCTGATGCAAGTATAAGTCCCATGCTGTCAGTGACATTCATCATGAAGCCTGCTGTTACAAGACCTGTAAGGCCTGCTCCAGCAGCAAGTTGAACTGTACCTGTGCCTACTCCTGTTGCCTGTGCCATAGCTGCCGGGGCTCCACCTACAGGTATTAAGTGGACACCCAATGAAATAAGTACACCACCGAGGGTAATTAAAAGTATATTAATAATATCTTCTGCTATAATTCCTACAATATCTATCAAGCTGCCACCTCTGCTTCCTCATCTTTCTTATAAGGCCCAAATGCATTACGAGCAGCCACTTCGATCTTCCTGTTCCATATAGCCAGCAACAGTACAATGACAACACCTGCTATGATGGATTCCCATCCAAGGGTTTCATTGATCGAAGGATCGAATACTACAGTTATCCATCCGCTGAGGAACACGACCATACCGAAGGCTATTCCTGTGGCAGGTCCTCCGAACTTGGCACAGAACCATGAGTTATCGATACCGTTCCTGATACCGGATTCTGCTTTCCTCACAATGTTTCCAGAGTTGGCGGCGTTCAGTCCTGATCCGAACTCCACATTCTGGAATTCACGCTCTGCACCATAGTGGACGTCACCTGTGGAAGATCCTATCGCACCGACAGTGATTCCCCAAATGAATGCCAGCAGTGGCAGTGAGAACGGGTGTCCCATAACGGTTGTCATAAGATACGATATAACAAGTATACAGAACGTAGTAATGAATGCATATCCCATAATTACAGGGGTGTGTGATTGTACGATGTCAAGATAAAGTGGCTGTTTGAAACGTTTTTGGCTTGCTATTCTACCAAAATAACCTGTGACTGAATAAGTACCATGTACAGCTGCTCCGACAATGGCTCCTACGGCCAGTGCCAGGATAACAGATGCGCCGGTGCTCATCAGAACAGCAGCAACAGTTCCGCCGATAGCACACATAAGTGCATTCGATGGTGGTTCGCCAGAAATAGCTTTGTTATAGATCCTGTGTGGATACATCATCTGGGGCGCTAATTGCACTTGGGAGTTCGGGTTACTCTGGGACCCTACATCAGATTCAAGGTCCTCCGAGGCACCAGCAATAGTTGCTGCGGCTCCGATCAGTGCCATTACGCCCATACTTGTGAGCGGTTCCATTCACATTTCCTCCTTTTTATTTTATCATTCTTAAGGGTAAATAACACCAGAGATACAACACTATCTGTTCTATCTCCTATCATAATTGATATGGCGTAAACTAACGTCAGGTGGTTTGCATTATATTAAATACTTATTAAACCTTTCGAATGAAATCTTATGAAAAACCCTTGTAACCTATTAAAATAGCATATTAATGGGGATACAAAAAATATAATTTTCCATCTATATAATATTTTGACTACTTAACTCGTATCATTCCCGCCGGTCAAAGTTAAGTATATATATATCCGGTCTTGGCATTTTACCGCTGCTACGGGCAAAATCCATGTAACATCTGCTGCATAGCAGGCGGGAGTTGAGGGAAGCTATTTCTGCGGTGCCGGGCACAAGTCTTGCAAAAAGGAATGATGGCTCTATTTCCAGATCTAAAGATGCGGCTTTAAGGTATTCTCTGATGTGCTCTTCAAATATCTCAAGGTCGTCAGCCTGGAGTCCCCTTGTATTGATCGTAATACCGCAGCATCCGCAGGGAAGTGCAAAGATATCCTCCTCGATGAGGAAAACAGGCTTGGCAAGAATGTTCCTTAATTTATTCTCAAGCTGCCCACGGTTTTTTGATAGTCTGTCTGTTATTTTCATATACTTCTCTCCGCATTCAGGGGCTGAAGCAGCTGTTGCGCACACCCGGAAGAGTATACCTGTACAACCCTCTCAGTGAGCCTTTTGCAATATCCGCACCTGATGCATACCTTATCGCAGCGCTTCCATTGGGAAATAGCGCCTTCCAGTTCCTTGTTAGGTATGTAGAACAGGTCCCTTATATCCTTAGGGCAGTCAAGCAGGTCCATCAGATTGCCATCGTAGTGCCTTCCTGCATATGCTCTGACGTTGTTCAGTATCCAGTTGGGGAAATGTGTCCTTCCGCCGATCTTGAACGTATCCGTTATATGTTCGTACTCCTTGAGATCCTCAGGCCTTATCCAGGGTGATTTAATGAGCTGCTGAGGGTCGTTGATCCTGAGTGAGAGGCACTTGTAATAATAGTAATCGTCAAGGACGTTCAGTTTCGGGCCAGGACCGTTGGCATGTGAGAAGAAGTTGAAGTGTGCGTACCTGAAAGGGCACTGGTATAGACATCCTTCATTCACCAGAAGCTTCAGTCCGCAGGAGACTGATTCTTTGATGGCTTCAAGCTTTTGGAAGTCCCTGTTGACCGCAGGATCTATAACAATAGTGTCTGCGCCCAGTTCCTCGTAGAACACTGCTTTCTGCGGCGAGTCCACGAAGGAAAGCACTGATACTACTACTTCCATGTCATATTCTCTTGAGAGCATCTCTACAAAATAAGGCTCTGCAACTGTAATGGAATCAATGCCTGATTTATTGAGCTGGTCGAAGTACCAGTTGATCTTATTGAAACCCTGAGGAGTCAGGTGCTGTCCGCCCATGCATGAACTGTTGAGGACCACTTCCATCTTGACGCCCTTTTCGTGCGCATACTCGGTCTGCTCCCGTATCTCCTCAAGTCCTGGCGCGCTTAGGTTTGTCCTCCCGGTTCCAACATAGTCGGGGGCTCCGGCCATATACACAGCATAGATATCTTCCGGACAAGCTAAAAGGTCCTGAAGTCCTTCCATATGCCCTGCGTGCGGTACGTAAAGTTTCATTGCTTGCTGGTAAGCCTGAGTTAAGATAAGTATTTTGGTATGAGAAGGCCAAAACTATATCATGTTTCAGCTGTCTTTTTATGGTATGATACTTGGCGCCTCATCCTTCGCAGGCAGTTTTTCACAGATAGCATCAGAAGTGGAATCCATAGAACTCTACATTCCCAAGATGGGACTTTACAGCAATGCGATACTCCGGAATGATCTTCTTGACAAGATAATCGATGAGCTGTCGACAATTGATCTGTACACTTCCCTGCATGCACCTTATTTTGCCGCCTCGCCTACTTATCCGCAGGATGTTCTGGTGGACACCGGGGACATGGATGATGTTGCTTTCCGGCTTATCCGGGAATCCATAGAGATTGCAGGCAGGCTTGGTTCGCGTGCTGTGGTGCTGCATCCGGGAAGAGTAAATGGCAATCGTGAGAAATCTTTCTCTTCAATGGTCGGCAATCTCCGCTCACTCGCCCAAACAGCAGAAGAGCATGGAGTAATGCTGGGTCTTGAGAACAAAGAAGGTACGTATCAGGGCAATTTATGCACTGGCTGTGCAGAGCTGATAAGAGCGATCGAGGAAGTCAATTCTGATAATCTGTGTATAACTTTCGATATAGGACACGCCAATCTTACGTGCGGGGGCAATATGGTGAAGCTGCGCGAGTTCGCAGGTGCCATAGCTCCGTATGTAGTGCATGTACACGTACATGATAACAGGGGCATATGGCTGGAGCATTACGATGGTGACGAGCACCTGGCACCGGGAAAAGGGATAATAGACTATAGTGTCCTCAACGAACTGACAGGCTACAGAGGCATCTACAACATGGAAGTGTTTTCCATGGAAGATGTGGTGAAAGGCAGGGAAACAATCCTTAGTGCTATCCGCATACCTTAGGTATCTGCTGCTCCATTGTAGTTGGGAGGCACCACAAGCACCAGCACATCGGATAACTGCAATACTTTTTCAGTTACAGTGCCTACAAATTTCTTGATGCCGCTCTTCCCCTGCGTACCCATCACTATCCTGTCCACGTTGCGCTCTTTTGCCACCTCTACTATTTTTTCAGGGGCACTGCCATCCATTATGATCGTTTCGATGAGTTCTTCCTGGCATCCCATGTTCATGAGTGTGTCCTTGATGGCCTGAAGTGCATTTTCAGCACCTTCATTGCGCCATGTTTTCCTGGAAATGCCCTTGTCAGGCACTACATGGAGGACTATTAACTGGTAGTCGTGTTTAATTGCGATCTTAGCTGCAACCTTTGCAGCGTTCTCCGCATATGCCGAACCATCTGTTGGTATCAAGATTTTCATTATTTGGGGATATGTCACGCAAATATTAAATATTTGGGTTTGTAATGTATGTATTATACTGGCTGCAATACAGTTTATGATCAAGGAAGTGCAAAGGTGAACAAATACCAGAAATTCAAGAAAATGGATACCAAGAGTTATTCAGATGTGACCCGCTTCCTCAAGAAGACCACGCATCTCACAGCAAGGGAATGGGTGACTGCCCGCCTATGTGCGGATTTCAAGAACCTTTCCAACCAGTCAGAAATGACCTGGATAGGAGAAAAGCTTCCTGAGCTTGTTCCCTTCATGGAAGAAACATATACCCGGCAGGAAGTCTCCAATGCGCGTGCAACTTTCAAAAAGAAAGTCCAGCGAAGTGGAACTACATTCTTCTATGCATATTATGCAGGCCTGATCACCCAGGAAGAGATGCTTGGAATAATTCACCAGATCGTTACAGACATTAAAAAGCTCATGGTCACAGAAGGCAGTGAAGTCCCTGAGGAACATGCAACTGAGGTCCAGCTATTGATCGCTGAGGTGCTTCGCAGGATAAACGAGTCTCTGGACGAGGATTAAAAGGAAGGCATGGGTTTGTCGCATTTATCGCAGCGATCTGCTATATCTTTCGATCATCCTCATCTCTATCTGCCTCAGATACCTGGCCTGCACTACTGATACATACAGGGTTCTGTCGCCGAGTTTCACAACTATGTCTGACTCCTTTGGAATGCTGAACTCTACAGGATATATGGCAGGTCCCCCACAGGTCGTGCACAGCCTGAAGTCCTTGCCAGACTTTTTTATGAAATCTTCCACTTCTTTCTCTATCCTGATCAGTGCCGGATTATCTGTCATGGGACTAAAGCCATCTTTTCACTACTTAAGTTTTATTCTCCTTCCGGCAGCAGTCCTTCCCGGGCAAATTTAAATTTAATGAGTTCCAATGTATGCTCCATGTTAATGAAGGATAAGGGAAAACTCGTTATCTGGCCTTCATATATCGACAAGACCAGATCAAGAAGTAATGGCCGTATTATCTCTCGGAAGTCCTCTGTGAGCGAACCCACTCTCCAGGAAATAGGCCTTGCAGCCCAAAAGCTGGGAATGGCCCCGGAAATTGAAGCTGATAAAGCTTATCCGAAGTCCTGGTGGGAGTCTAAAGGCAGGGTGCTGATAGATAACACTGCACCAAAGACAGCGCTAGCCAGAAAGATAGCTTCCACAATCAAAGACATGCGCTCCGGCCAGACAAAATAATCCTGTTGATACTTACAGCAAGCAACCCCAAGGCAGGGAAAGCGATCAAAAAATTAGTAAATAGTAATCTCTGGATCAAAATTATAAATCAAAAAAGTCCTGTTCCCTGGAACTCTCAGGGAAGAGGCCATATTCCAAAGCTGGCGTCCAGTATCATTATTACCAGGCCGATTACCACGCCTGAGACAACTACTGTCTTTGGATTGATATGTATTGCTTTCTTGTCAGCCTCGTAATAGCGCATGAGGCCGGCCGATGACATCAGCCCGCTGCCGCTGGATTTCTTCTTTGTCATTATTATCTCCGTGAGCCTTTATTCAGTGATATATGATTAGTTGTTATATTAGTTATTTGCTGTCATTGATGGACTTAATCATTTAAAAGATTGTGCCTCAGGGAAGCACCTCGTCCAGCAGGAAAGGCGGGTGGAACACACCATTCTCAGTGATTATACCGCTGATGTTCTCCATGGGGGTCGCGTCAAAAGCCGGGTTGTACACCTTTACATCTGCCGGCGCAATCTGGGCACCCCTGCAGAACCTGAGCTCGTTTTCATCCCTCAGCTCTATGGTCACAGTCTCTTCCCAGCCCTCAAAATCAAAGGTTGAGACCGGTGCCGCGACATAGAACGGTATTTCATGTTCCTTTGCCAGTACCGACAGGGTGTAGGTTCCGATCTTATTGAACACTGCATCCCCTGTTATCCTGTCCGCTCCAACAATAATCTTGTCTACCATGCCCTTTCTCATCACATGTCCGGCCATAGAGTCGGCAATAAGTGTCACCGGGATATTGTCCTGCATTAATTCCCATGTGGTGATCCTGCTGCCCTGGTTAAGGGGACGGGTCTCGCAGGCTATCACATTGGTCTTCTTCCCTGCCTCCACTGCAGAGCGCACCACACCAAGAGCAGTACCCCAGTCCACACAGGCCATTCTTCCGGCATTGCAATATGTCATAACAGTATCGCCATCCTTGAGCAGTTTTGCCCCATGCTTGCCTATCATCTTATTAGTAGCCACATCTTCATCTGCGATGTTCTTTGCTTCGGAAAGGGCAATGTCCCTGATGCCTTCCACATCGTAGGCATCTGATGTTGCATCGATGACCCTGTCAACTCCCCATGCCAGGTTCACTGCGGTAGGACGTGTGGCCTTGATGGTCTTTGCAGCTATATGCATGTCCCTTATCAACGCATCCATCGTGCCGGCACTGCTCAGCGTGGCTGCAAGCGCTACTCCGAAACCACCAGCTGCACCAAGGGCCGGCGCTCCCCTTACCCGAAGGGTCCTGATGGCCTCGCAGAGAGAGCTGAGCGTCTTGCACTCAATGACCTTATATTCCACAGGAAGAAGGGTCTGGTCGATCATTACAATAGAATTTGATTCGTCATTCCAGTCTATGGTTCTCATGATATCTATCTGAATAAAGGGCATACCTGGAATAAAAATGTGAAGGTCAGCTCACGCATTTGAAACCAATTATACTTAATAATGTGTCGAAAAGCCTAAAATCAGAGGATACAAACACCTTATGGGAATTTGGGTTTGGCTTTTAGGTTGCGTTTACGGGGAAACAGAGATACCCTTGTGTTTCAGCTCTTGCTCTTGTGCAGACCGTGTTAGGCGGGGGATTAGGTATATGAAGAAATGGTTAGTGTTGATTACCCTTTCAATGGCGATGTTCATCATAGTCATTGACACGACGATAATGAATGTGTCGATATCAGCTTTGATAATAGATCTGGATACCAGTGTGCGAGGTATCCAGAGTGCTATCTCGATCTATGCTCTGGTCATGGCATCTTTTATACTCATAGGTGGTAAGCTTGGGGACATTCTGGGCAAGAAAAGAACTTTTTTGATTGGCTCAGTTCTTTTTGGTATAGGCACTTTCACGGCTTCCATAAGCCCCAATCTGGGTGTTTTAGTCATTGGCTGGTCTGTTGTCGAGGGCCTGGGTTCGGCGCTGATGCTGCCTAATATCCAGACACTGCTGAGGGATGAGTATGAGGGTAAAGACCTGGCTTTTGCTTATGGCATAGTCAGCGCCATTGGTGCAGTAGCAGCGGCCGTAGGACCTATCGTAGGTGGTTTTCTGACTACCTTTTATACATGGCGTTTGGCTTTCCTCGGGGAAGTGTTGATAGTGATCGCAGTGCTGGCGCTCAGTCGCAGCATCAAAGCCGATGTGCCCCTCCCAAGGAAGCCGAGGTTCGATTTCGTAGGAGCATCTCTATCAGTTCTAGGCCTGTTCTCCATTGTCATGGGCATTTTGCTGGGACATACCTATGGATTCTGGTTGTCCAAGCAGCCGCTGGTAATCGGATCATGGGAAATAGCTCCCTTCGGTCTCTCCGTGACCCCTATCCTGATAGGACTGGGTGTACTATTCATAATGTTGCTGTTCAGATGGGAAAAGCGGCAGGAGGAGACAGGTAGTGATGGCCTTTTCAAACCATCGCTCTTCAGCACCCCGGGACTCACTCCGGGATTTATTGTCCGGAATCTTCATATGGCCATT
Encoded proteins:
- a CDS encoding tetrahydromethanopterin S-methyltransferase subunit H, producing the protein MFRFDKKQEVFEVGGVKFGGQPGEYPTVLVGTMFYNRHKIVTDEDKGIFDKAAAEKLWSGIVEMGSVTGNPYVNQIVGETPEAIKKYIDWFVELDDKTPFLIDSSAGEVRAAAAEYVTEIGVAKRAIYNSINASVHADEIEAIKNSDINCSIVLAFNATDPSVKGKLEILETGGTGQSKGMLEIARECGITKPLVDVAATPLGAGAGASMRSVIAIKGHFGLPVGGGYHNMASAWDWMKNYKKKFETKEEKQAIYMPADIGTNLVPQVLGSNFQLFGPIENTDKVFPATAMVDIMMAETAKELGIEIKDPNHPIFKLV
- a CDS encoding tetrahydromethanopterin S-methyltransferase subunit G, coding for MSNASDKIPSVVVDPADFSTVLERLNKIDEKVEFVNSEISQRIGKKVGRDIGILYGAVTGIIIFLLYVLFIAPYLASLGISI
- a CDS encoding tetrahydromethanopterin S-methyltransferase, subunit F → MAEEEYGKGVPTVISPQMGSIEAVIEDIRYRAQLIARNQKLDSGVSATGISGFIAGFVFVLFMAIILPMFIWQVI
- a CDS encoding tetrahydromethanopterin S-methyltransferase subunit A gives rise to the protein MVTKREAAPDWPILKGEYDVGNIKNCVAVITCGSHLASGAQLEAGAAITGPCKTENLGIEKVVAHIISNPNIRYLIVTGAEVKGHITGQAMLALHRGGVKDNRIVGATGAIPYIENLTEAIIKRFQEQVECIDFIGTEDMNAIVAKIKEYAAKDPGAFDADPMVVEVGGGSEEEGAEAGGLKPMAAEMATIRNRILDINREMMYIGNLNKFHSGVHAGKVEGIMIGLAITLTLLGMLLFGR
- a CDS encoding tetrahydromethanopterin S-methyltransferase subunit B; the encoded protein is MSMIHVAPEAHLVLDPLTSLLAAEREDIISYSMDPVMVQLDELDKIADDLVNSLSPNKPLLSSFAGRENTSMQAGFYGNAFYGIVVGLGVAGLLLLVMSALGGI
- a CDS encoding tetrahydromethanopterin S-methyltransferase subunit C; translation: MSAGGGGGGAHAAIPQNNIIAFGIVGGLLGIYGAYFLVDMVGPYMSFLGALGAICGIVWGAAAVRRVANYGLGTGVPSIGMLALGIGIIASTFGLAVGGIAGPVVALVFASLIGLVVGILANKVLNMGIPIMVQSMTEIAAAGAITIVGLSTSMIGTFMFFDEVVNGVVVAQGVASGVMTTGYIAVIFIAGGLAILHPYNANLGPDEKQDRTLACAFEKGAIAMIIAGIVATITPFASGSLTILIGVAIWYVSFSGFYKLVKRDAYMVTGAGLLPSKEELE
- a CDS encoding tetrahydromethanopterin S-methyltransferase, subunit D; the encoded protein is MIDIVGIIAEDIINILLITLGGVLISLGVHLIPVGGAPAAMAQATGVGTGTVQLAAGAGLTGLVTAGFMMNVTDSMGLILASGTVGAMIMISVTMLVGQWMYVYGVGCPAASAKVKYDPITKDRQDLYVSQGTEGHAIPTASFISGIIGAALGGLGGSLIYYSLLSIENGLPEADFIGIASIFAIGLFFVNAVIPSYNIGGTIEGFHDPKFKRFPKAVLASFVATFLAAIMGVVAIGGM
- a CDS encoding tetrahydromethanopterin S-methyltransferase subunit E, with translation MEPLTSMGVMALIGAAATIAGASEDLESDVGSQSNPNSQVQLAPQMMYPHRIYNKAISGEPPSNALMCAIGGTVAAVLMSTGASVILALAVGAIVGAAVHGTYSVTGYFGRIASQKRFKQPLYLDIVQSHTPVIMGYAFITTFCILVISYLMTTVMGHPFSLPLLAFIWGITVGAIGSSTGDVHYGAEREFQNVEFGSGLNAANSGNIVRKAESGIRNGIDNSWFCAKFGGPATGIAFGMVVFLSGWITVVFDPSINETLGWESIIAGVVIVLLLAIWNRKIEVAARNAFGPYKKDEEAEVAA
- a CDS encoding peptidase U32, coding for MEGLQDLLACPEDIYAVYMAGAPDYVGTGRTNLSAPGLEEIREQTEYAHEKGVKMEVVLNSSCMGGQHLTPQGFNKINWYFDQLNKSGIDSITVAEPYFVEMLSREYDMEVVVSVLSFVDSPQKAVFYEELGADTIVIDPAVNRDFQKLEAIKESVSCGLKLLVNEGCLYQCPFRYAHFNFFSHANGPGPKLNVLDDYYYYKCLSLRINDPQQLIKSPWIRPEDLKEYEHITDTFKIGGRTHFPNWILNNVRAYAGRHYDGNLMDLLDCPKDIRDLFYIPNKELEGAISQWKRCDKVCIRCGYCKRLTERVVQVYSSGCAQQLLQPLNAERSI
- a CDS encoding xylose isomerase domain-containing protein; translation: MILGASSFAGSFSQIASEVESIELYIPKMGLYSNAILRNDLLDKIIDELSTIDLYTSLHAPYFAASPTYPQDVLVDTGDMDDVAFRLIRESIEIAGRLGSRAVVLHPGRVNGNREKSFSSMVGNLRSLAQTAEEHGVMLGLENKEGTYQGNLCTGCAELIRAIEEVNSDNLCITFDIGHANLTCGGNMVKLREFAGAIAPYVVHVHVHDNRGIWLEHYDGDEHLAPGKGIIDYSVLNELTGYRGIYNMEVFSMEDVVKGRETILSAIRIP
- a CDS encoding ribonucleoprotein complex SRP, Srp19 component, with translation MSEPTLQEIGLAAQKLGMAPEIEADKAYPKSWWESKGRVLIDNTAPKTALARKIASTIKDMRSGQTK
- a CDS encoding aIF-2BI family translation initiation factor gives rise to the protein MPFIQIDIMRTIDWNDESNSIVMIDQTLLPVEYKVIECKTLSSLCEAIRTLRVRGAPALGAAGGFGVALAATLSSAGTMDALIRDMHIAAKTIKATRPTAVNLAWGVDRVIDATSDAYDVEGIRDIALSEAKNIADEDVATNKMIGKHGAKLLKDGDTVMTYCNAGRMACVDWGTALGVVRSAVEAGKKTNVIACETRPLNQGSRITTWELMQDNIPVTLIADSMAGHVMRKGMVDKIIVGADRITGDAVFNKIGTYTLSVLAKEHEIPFYVAAPVSTFDFEGWEETVTIELRDENELRFCRGAQIAPADVKVYNPAFDATPMENISGIITENGVFHPPFLLDEVLP